In one Brassica oleracea var. oleracea cultivar TO1000 chromosome C9, BOL, whole genome shotgun sequence genomic region, the following are encoded:
- the LOC106314475 gene encoding probable NAD(P)H dehydrogenase (quinone) FQR1-like 1 — protein sequence MYRHVEKLAQEIRKGAASVDMVSLPNYGRIGVEVPGTLQEDLLSKMSAPPKSDAPLITSNDLAEADAFVFGFPTRFSMMAAQFKAFLGATGGLRRTQQLAGKPARIF from the exons ATGTACAGACATGTGGAGAAACTAGCACAAGAGATTAGGAAAGGTGCTGCTTCTGTTGATATGGTGTCGTTGCCAAACTATGGCAG AATAGGTGTCGAA GTACCAGGGACGCTCCAAGAAGATCTGCTCTCTAAAATGAGTGCACCGCCAAAGAGTGATGCTCCTCTTATCACCTCCAACGACCTTGCCGAGGCTGATGCGTTTGTCTTTGGCTTCCCAACAAGGTTCAGTATGATGGCTGCTCAATTCAAGGCATTCTTAGGTGCAACTGGTGGCCTCAGGAGGACTCAACAACTTGCTGGTAAGCCAGCCAGAATATTTTAG
- the LOC106314476 gene encoding zinc finger BED domain-containing protein RICESLEEPER 1-like yields the protein MGSRSDSEEQFTLDTNHVPPDTTDFETQHVMARLAAIDENDDQRDGGDEGNKQGRKRKLLSLVDSEEDVDVEITPTTQPRKPHRKTSFGTASQKPMYQSTLDGGSGSSEQASSQKKNVPLKYVICGGRRKPVPRGSSTQSRKNKGPSTQSLKKKSKIQEEIPDFDEELVEDELDEDEAGLDEAGLDEAGLDDMENRQRSDVWKDFTVVEKHNGDLKAVCNHCRDEYAWYSHSHGTSGLRRHWGRCKMYPRNTGRQQQLNTEGKVVSRKYDHTVFRQMVAKTIVQHDLPYAYVEYQKVRDTWAYLNADVQTICRNTARADVYRLYESERDTLKRELGSLPGRVSFTSDLWTSVKREGYMCVTAHYIDRNWKLNSKILTFCALPPPHTGMNVAVQLLESLKEWEIEKKVFSITLDNATSNDSMQDIVKSQLNLNDDLLCGGEFFHVRCAAHILNLIVQDGLKVIGDSLQKVRDSVKYVLGSETCEQLFHKCVDATGVVEGGWLILDVPTRWNSTYYMLERAIKYRKAFVKLEAFDKKGYKTAPTAEEWTRAANICDFLGPFAVITSLRSGSNYPTENLLFYQVWLIHDWLRRNEESQDEIVRYMVPPMKEKFDKYWDEVSGVFAMAAVFDPRFKLSIVECCLGKLDMSTRDAKVKNLREKLSILFESYDKKSKNNSPSTEPRETASQKASDGADFFAFRQTSGIVSEKTPLEAYLEEPPLDFTNFQSLDILDWWKDNAHRYGDLAAMACDLLNEEVDGDGEEENLPSFESIVDGEGEDE from the exons ATGGGATCAAGAAGCGACTCAGAAGAGCAGTTCACTTTGGATACTAACCACGTTCCACCAGATACAACGGACTTTGAGACTCAACATGTCATGGCAAGACTTGCGGCAATTGATGAGAACGATGATCAGCGTGATGGTGGTGATGAGGGAAACAAGCAAGGTCGCAAAAGAAAGCTGTTAAGTCTGGTCGATTCAGAAGAGGATGTTGATGTTGAAATAACTCCAACAACCCAACCGAGGAAGCCTCATAGAAAAACCAGCTTTGGAACAGCCTCGCAGAAACCCATGTACCAATCCACTCTGGATGGAGGTAGTGGCTCTTCCGAACAGGCCAGTAGTCAGAAGAAGAATGTTCCTCTGAAATATGTGATTTGTGGAGGGAGGAGAAAGCCAGTGCCTCGGGGGTCGTCTACTCAGTCGCGGAAAAACAAAGGACCGAGTACTCAGTCGCTGAAGAAGAAGAGCAAGATCCAAGAGGAGATACCAGATTTTGATGAGGAACTAGTAGAAGATGAGTTGGACGAGGATGAAGCCGGTTTGGATGAAGCCGGATTGGATGAAGCCGGTTTGGATGATATGGAGAATAGGCAACGATCAGATGTGTGGAAGGATTTCACGGTGGTTGAAAAACACAATGGAGATTTGAAAGCTGTGTGCAATCATTGCAGGGATGAGTATGCATGGTATTCTCACTCGCATGGAACAAGTGGGCTGAGAAGGCATTGGGGGAGATGTAAAATGTATCCAAGGAATACTGGGAGGCAACAACAACTCAATACTGAAGGGAAAGTAGTATCTCGCAAGTATGATCATACTGTGTTCAGACAGATGGTAGCTAAGACTATAGTCCAGCATGATCTACCTTACGCGTACGTTGAGTATCAAAAAGTTAGAGACACATGGGCGTATTTGAATGCTGATGTCCAAACAATTTGTCGAAACACAGCGAGAGCAGATGTGTATCGATTATATGAAAGTGAGAGAGACACACTCAAGAGGGAATTAGGGAGTCTTCCTGGACGAGTGTCCTTCACATCTGACTTGTGGACATCAGTGAAACGAGAAGGATACATGTGTGTGACAGCACATTACATTGATCGGAATTGGAAGTTGAACAGCAAGATCTTGACGTTTTGTGCTCTACCACCACCACATACTGGTATGAATGTTGCGGTTCAGCTCCTTGAATCACTGAAAGAGTGGGAAATTGAAAAGAAGGTGTTCTCGATCACATTAGATAATGCTACAAGTAATGACTCGATGCAGGATATTGTGAAATCGCAGCTGAATTTGAATGATGATTTGTTGTGTGGAGGAGAGTTTTTTCATGTCAGATGTGCAGCTCACATACTTAACCTCATTGTGCAAGATGGGTTGAAGGTTATTGGAGACTCTTTGCAGAAAGTAAGAGACAGTGTTAAGTATGTTTTAGGATCGGAAACGTGTGAACAGCTGTTCCACAAATGTGTGGATGCTACCGGTGTAGTAGAAGGTGGATGGCTAATACTGGACGTGCCGACAAGATGGAACTCAACTTACTATATGCTTGAAAGAGCCATCAAGTACCGTAAAGCATTTGTTAAGTTGGAGGCATTTGATAAGAAGGGTTATAAAACGGCGCCCACAGCTGAGGAATGGACTAGAGCAGCCAATATTTGCGATTTTTTGGGTCCTTTTGCTGTGATCACAAGCTTGAGGTCTGGTTCGAATTACCCGACTGAAAACTTGCTTTTCTATCAGGTTTGGTTGATCCATGATTGGCTTCGGAGAAATGAGGAAAGCCAAGACGAGATTGTCAGATACATGGTGCCACCGATGAAGGAGAAGTTCGACAAATATTGGGACGAAGTCAGTGGTGTTTTTGCAATGGCAGCAGTCTTCGATCCACGGTTTAAGCTTTCTATTGTCGAATGTTGTTTAGGGAAGCTTGACATGAGTACACGTGATGCAAAGGTGAAGAATCTGCGTGAGAAGCTGAGTATTCTGTTTGAGTCATACGACAAAAAATCCAAGAATAACTCGCCTTCCACTGAGCCTCGTGAGACTGCTTCGCAAAAAGCATCCGATGGGGCT GATTTCTTTGCATTTCGCCAAACGAGTGGCATTGTGAGTGAAAAGACACCTCTAGAAGCTTATCTTGAAGAACCACCTTTGGACTTTACTAATTTCCAGAGTTTGGACATCCTCGATTGGTGGAAAGATAATGCGCATCGGTATGGTGACTTGGCTGCAATGGCATGTGATCTGCTAA ATGAAGAAGTCGATGGTGATGGTGAAGAAGAGAATTTACCATCATTTGAGTCCATTGTTGATGGGGAAGGTGAAGATGAGTAG
- the LOC106313403 gene encoding tetrahydrocannabinolic acid synthase-like: MGISKPSPAFSFLLIFALYFSFYTITPTTSSASLQDQFINCLHKNTHVSFPLESTFFAPAKNVSMFSEVLQSTAQNLRYLTKSVPKPGFIFKPLHESHVQASIICSKKLGTHVRVRSGGHDYEGLSYVSEIEKPFIVMDLSKLRKVNINIKDNSGWVQAGATVGELYYRIAEKSGVHGFPAGLCSSLGIGGHITGGAYGSMMRKYGLGADNVLDAKIVDANGKILDRKAMGEDTFWAIRGGAGGSFGIILEWKIKLVPVPKTVTVFTVTKTLQQDPGNKILSKWQMVADKLVDELFIRVIFNVAANNGSKTATTSYNAVFLGNKGVLMKVMNKSFPELGLTPKDCTEMSWLESIVYISGFASRTPTKVLLQGKSPFPKNNFKAKSDFVKKPIPESGLKGIFKKLLKEDNPMMIWNPYGGMMAKIPESQIPFPHRKGVIFKIQYVTNWPDSDRRASRHIKWIRDLYSFMTPYVSTNPRQAYVNYRDLDLGQNKKGCKSTINQAQVWGASYFKDNFKRLVKVKTKVDPNNFFRHEQSIPPMLVQN; the protein is encoded by the exons ATGGGAATTTCAAAACCATCCCCTGCATTTTCTTTTCTTTTGATTTTCGCCTTATATTTCTCGTTCTACACCATAACACCAACAACTTCTTCAGCTTCCCTCCAAGATCAATTCATAAACTGTCTCCATAAAAACACGCATGTTTCTTTCCCACTCGAAAGTACGTTTTTCGCTCCTGCCAAAAACGTTTCCATGTTCAGCGAAGTCCTTCAGTCGACAGCTCAGAATCTCCGGTACTTGACAAAGTCCGTGCCTAAACCGGGATTCATATTCAAACCGCTCCACGAGTCTCACGTCCAAGCTTCCATCATCTGTTCCAAGAAACTTGGAACTCATGTACGCGTCAGAAGCGGCGGTCACGACTACGAAGGCTTGTCTTATGTCTCGGAGATCGAAAAACCTTTTATAGTGATGGACCTGTCCAAGCTGAGAAAAGTCAACATTAATATTAAAGACAATAGTGGTTGGGTTCAAGCTGGTGCTACAGTTGGTGAACTTTACTACAG GATTGCAGAGAAGAGCGGAGTCCATGGTTTTCCGGCCGGTTTGTGCTCCAGCTTAGGGATAGGCGGACACATAACCGGCGGCGCATACGGTTCCATGATGAGGAAATACGGTCTCGGTGCAGATAACGTTCTAGACGCAAAGATCGTCGACGCCAACGGTAAAATACTGGACCGAAAAGCGATGGGCGAGGATACGTTTTGGGCGATTCGAGGAGGCGCTGGAGGTAGTTTTGGGATAATTCTAGAATGGAAGATCAAGCTTGTTCCTGTTCCCAAGACCGTAACCGTCTTCACCGTCACAAAAACGTTACAACAAGACCCTGGCAACAAGATTCTTTCGAAGTGGCAAATGGTCGCGGACAAGCTTGTCGACGAGCTATTCATCCGGGTGATCTTCAACGTAGCTGCAAACAACGGAAGCAAGACCGCTACGACGTCGTATAATGCTGTTTTTCTTGGCAACAAAGGCGTGTTGATGAAAGTTATGAACAAGAGCTTCCCGGAGCTAGGTCTAACGCCGAAAGATTGTACCGAAATGAGCTGGCTTGAATCCATTGTTTACATCTCTGGATTCGCGAGCCGCACTCCTACCAAGGTATTGCTTCAAGGGAAGTCTCCTTTCCCGAAGAACAACTTCAAAGCCAAATCCGATTTCGTGAAGAAGCCTATTCCTGAGTCAGGGCTTAAAGGGATCTTCAAGAAGCTGCTTAAAGAAGATAATCCAATGATGATATGGAATCCTTACGGAGGAATGATGGCGAAAATCCCTGAATCACAGATCCCGTTTCCTCATAGGAAAGGAGTCATATTCAAGATTCAGTACGTAACGAATTGGCCAGACAGTGACAGGAGAGCGAGCAGGCACATCAAGTGGATCAGAGATCTCTACAGTTTCATGACTCCTTATGTCTCGACGAATCCACGACAAGCCTACGTGAACTACCGTGATCTAGACCTGGGACAGAACAAAAAGGGCTGTAAGTCGACCATCAACCAAGCTCAAGTCTGGGGAGCTAGTTACTTCAAAGACAACTTCAAGAGGTTGGTGAAGGTTAAAACAAAGGTTGATCCAAATAATTTCTTCAGACATGAACAGAGTATCCCACCTATGCTGGTTCAAAACTGA
- the LOC106313149 gene encoding cannabidiolic acid synthase-like 1, translating into MEFFSFWLSLFTHFILLNLTIAHLSNHENFLSCLSRRINDFTVEPRVIHTSEDSSFFSILNSSIQNPRFSVLEAPKPVSIITPVEATDVQSTIKCARLHDIHVRTRSGGHDYEGFSYIARTRPFVVIDMRNLRSITLDVDNRTGWVQTGATIGELYYEIGKLRKSLAFPAGLYPTVGIGGQFGGGGYGTLMRKYGLSADNVIDAHIVDSSGRFLDREGMGEDFFWAIRGGGGSSFCVVLAWKIRLVDVPTVVTVFDVTKTSEKEAVRTINNWQYVADKVPDNLFVRAMLQRSNDTAVYASFPGLYLGPVSDLLTLIEEKFPGLGLKIGDCREMSWIESVLWFIKGESMNTLTERKRTSRSFKGKDDFIQKPIPKTAIRELWKRAYASEARLAKIILTPFGGRMIEIAENEIPFPHRGGNLYEIQYLAYWKEEEDKNKNDTEKYMRWVESLYDFMTPYVSKSPRGAYVNFRDVDLGMYNVGMNMKTKYEEGKIWGVKYFKNNFDRLVRVKTSVDPMDFFCDEQSIPVLKSVDVI; encoded by the coding sequence ATGGAGTTCTTCAGCTTTTGGCTTTCCCTCTTTACTCATTTCATTCTGTTGAATCTTACTATTGCTCATCTATCCAATCACGAAAACTTTCTCAGCTGTCTCTCTCGCCGGATAAACGACTTCACCGTCGAACCTAGAGTCATACACACATCTGAAGACTCTTCTTTCTTCTCAATCTTGAATTCTTCCATACAGAATCCAAGATTCTCGGTTCTCGAAGCACCTAAACCGGTCTCAATCATCACTCCGGTTGAAGCCACCGATGTTCAGTCAACGATTAAATGCGCACGGCTTCACGATATCCACGTCAGGACACGGAGTGGTGGTCATGACTACGAGGGATTCTCGTACATCGCCAGAACCAGACCGTTCGTTGTCATTGATATGAGAAATCTCCGGTCTATTACACTAGATGTTGATAACCGGACCGGTTGGGTTCAAACCGGAGCTACAATTGGTGAATTGTACTACGAGATTGGGAAATTGAGAAAATCACTGGCCTTCCCGGCCGGTCTTTACCCAACCGTCGGCATAGGAGGGCAGTTCGGAGGTGGAGGGTATGGTACATTGATGAGAAAATACGGTTTATCCGCAGATAATGTGATTGACGCGCATATAGTCGACTCGAGTGGAAGGTTTCTTGACCGAGAAGGCATGGGTGAGGATTTCTTTTGGGCTATACGTGGAGGTGGGGGGTCGAGTTTCTGCGTTGTCTTAGCATGGAAGATTAGATTGGTTGATGTTCCGACAGTAGTAACGGTCTTTGACGTCACGAAAACATCTGAGAAGGAGGCTGTCCGAACCATCAACAATTGGCAGTATGTCGCGGATAAGGTTCCTGATAATCTTTTCGTTAGAGCTATGTTGCAGAGATCTAACGACACCGCAGTTTACGCTTCATTCCCGGGACTTTATCTTGGTCCGGTAAGCGATTTATTAACGTTAATAGAAGAGAAGTTTCCGGGACTAGGTCTTAAGATAGGAGATTGTAGAGAGATGAGTTGGATTGAGTCAGTTCTCTGGTTTATCAAAGGAGAATCAATGAATACTCTTACGGAGCGTAAGCGTACGTCGAGATCTTTCAAGGGCAAAGACGATTTTATTCAAAAACCGATACCAAAAACTGCTATTCGAGAGCTTTGGAAGCGAGCCTACGCTTCAGAGGCTAGGCTAGCAAAGATCATACTCACTCCATTTGGTGGGAGAATGATTGAGATTGCGGAAAATGAAATACCATTCCCACATAGAGGAGGGAATCTCTATGAGATTCAGTATTTAGCTTATTGGAAAGAGGAAGAAGACAAGAACAAGAATGATACAGAGAAATATATGAGATGGGTTGAGAGTTTATACGATTTTATGACTCCTTATGTTTCAAAATCACCAAGAGGAGCTTATGTTAATTTTAGAGATGTTGATTTGGGGATGTATAACGTTGGGATGAATATGAAGACTAAGTACGAAGAAGGAAAGATTTGGGGAGTGAAGTATTTCAAGAACAATTTCGATAGATTGGTGCGGGTGAAAACGAGTGTTGACCCAATGGATTTCTTCTGTGATGAGCAGAGTATTCCAGTTCTGAAATCTGTTGATGTTATTTAA